From Desulfoplanes formicivorans:
GTGGGCGAGCAGCCGTGAAGCAGGATTATTTGGACTTTGTGGAATAGATGGCCTTGAGGGCATCCATGCTTGTATCCGGGTCCATCAACCGGACCATTTCCTTGGCCACGTCCTTGGGGCTGAAATCCTTGCTGGTGGTTTCCGTGACGCACAAAACCCAGCCGTTTGCATCCTCTCCCAGATAGAGTTCGCGATGGGTGGCCGCGCTGTCTTCGCACAGGACGCCGGTTGAAAAAAAAGGCCTGGCGAATTCATACTCGTCCTCGGTCCATTTGTACCGGATATCGTGATCCGTGGCAGGCAGTTCGTTGAAGTGTTTGTTCTTCCAGGTGCAGATATCAAAAATTTCCTTGAGATGTTCCCCTTTTTTGCAAGCCGTGGTCATGAGATTGTCCTCCTTGGGGCAACGTGTGGCAGACTGGTTGGGACATGGAGCAATGCTCACCGCGTGAACAAGGGCGGCTGGGAACACTGCGCAGCGATTCATCCGGTTGATCCTTGCAAGCATAAACCCAAAAGGTCCCTTTTTCAATAGCAGGACGCATGACAGGAGTGATATTCACACATGGACACCATATGCGTACGGACGCGGCAGCGCGAAACCTTGCAGGACATTACACCCCTTGTGGAAGAGTACCTTGCGACGCATGCATGCACCCGGGGTGTACTCACCCTGTACTCGCCCCATACCACCTGCGCCGTGACTATCAACGAGGGATGCGATCCTGATGTGGCCCGGGACATGATGCAGACCCTTGGGCGCCTTGTTCCCCGACAGGGGGATTATCGACACGCCGAAGGCAACAGCGATGCCCATGTCAAGACATCCCTGGTCGGCTCCAGTCAGCAGCTTCTGGTGGAAGGCGGCACCTTGTGCCTGGGCACCTGGCAGCGGGTCTTTCTGGCCGAGTTTGACGGACCACGCGCGCGGACCCTGTGGGTCATGTGGATGGGAGCGTGACCGCATCACCCGGTTCGGGCCCGTTTTTTTGTCAAAGATTCCGGTATGGTTGTTGACCTGATGTATTTCCGTCTTGACCCGGGAATGTCGATTCCCTACATTACGACGGTTCATTTTCTATCTCGACAATCCCCACTAACAACCAAAGGAAGGCATGACAATGGTAGATGCGGGCAAGATCTGGTTTGATGGGAAGCTGGTTCCCCAGGCTGAAGCGAACGTTAACGTGCTGTGTCACACCCTGCATTACGGAACCGCCGTGTTCGAGGGAATCCGGTGCTATGCATGTCCCCAGGACTCCGCAGTATTCCGGTTGCAGGATCATGTACGCCGTCTTTTCGAGTCGGCCAAGATTCTGCAGTTCGACATTGCTTTTTCCCAGGAAGACATCTGCCAAGCCATCCTTGAGACCCTCAAGATCAATAACCTTGCCGAAGGGTATATCCGGCCGCTGGTATTTCTTGGCGCCGGCGGCATGGGCGTCAATCCCGGCGACAATCCGGTTCATGTGATCATCGCCTCCTGGGCATGGGGAGCCTATCTGGGCCAGGAAGCCCTGGAAAAGGGTATCCGGGTTCGCACATCCAGCTTCACCCGCCAGCATGTCAATGCCATGATGACCAAGAGCAAGGCCGCAGGCAATTATGTCAATTCGGTTCTGGCCAAGAAAGAGGCCCTGCAGGACGGGTATGACGAGGCCATGCTTCTGGACGCCCAGGGCTATGTTTCCGAGGCCACGGGCGAGAACATTTTCATTGTCAGGGACGGCATCATCCGCACGCCCCCTTTGGGATCCATCCTGGCCGGCCTGACCCGCAACTCTCTCATCCGCATTGCCCGGGATCTCGGGTATGAAGTCCTTGAACAGCGTTTCAGCCGGGATGAAGTGTACACGGCTGACGAGGCCTTTTTCTGCGGAACGGCCGCCGAAGTCACGCCCATTTGCCAGGTGGACCGCCGTCAGATCGGCGCCGGTCATGCCGGGCCTGTGACCAAGGCCCTGCAAAAGGCGTTTTTTGCCATCGTCAAGGGCGAGAATCCCGATTACGACCGGTGGCTGACCCACTATTCCCTGTAAATGAGCGCGGGGATCACGCAAGGTTTGTCCCTGCGTGATCTTCCGCAATCATGGCGGCATATCGCCTGGGTGCCTTTGAAGCACAAGGTGTTCGGATTTTCAGAGCCTGCCTGCCCTGTGTAGGCTCCTTCGGGGGAACTTCCGCTGTGCATGCCTTGTGCGGATCAGACAGCGTCCTGACGGAAGAACCCCAATGGATTTGTGCCTTTCCTGAATATGCCGGCTTGAGCATCCCCGGGGATGCTCAAGCTCTTTGCCGCCGGATCATCTTTCACCCCCCACCGATGTTATGAGCAAGGAAGCCCTTACCGCCACGTACAGGCCCCAGACCTTCAAACAGGTTGCCGGGCAAGAGGCCATCAAGACGATCCTTTCCAGGGCCGCTGCCGAAGATCGTATCGCCCCGGCCTATCTTTTCAGCGGGACCCGGGGGGTGGGCAAGACCACCATTGCCAGGATCTTTGCCAAGGCCATCAATTGTCAGGATGCACCCGCGCCGGAACCGTGCAATGCCTGCCGGTTCTGCGATCAGATCACCAAGGGGGCCAGCGTGGATGTCATGGAGATCGACGGCGCGTCCAACACCGGAGTGGACAATGTGCGCAGGCTTCAGGAAAATGTGGCGTACGCGCCCCTTGACTGCCGGTACAAGGTGATCATTATCGACGAGGCGCACATGCTTTCCAAGGCGGCCTTCAACGCCTTGCTCAAGACCCTGGAAGAACCCCCAGGCCACGTGGTCTTCATCATGGCCACAACCGAGCCGGAAAAATTTCCTCAGACCATCATCAGCCGTTGTCAGCATTATGTGTTCAAGCGGCTGCCCCAGCAGGAGCTGGTGGACCACCTTTCGTTCATCCTGGAGCAGGAAGGCGTTTCCTTTGAGCTGCCAGCCGTGCACCTGCTGGCCCGAAGGGGTGCGGGAAGCGTGCGTGATTCCATGTCCCTGCTGGCCCAGGTGCTTGCCCTGGGAAAGGATGGGCTCCGAGTGCGTGAAGTGCGCGAGGTCCTCGGGCTGGCTGATCAGGAATTGTACATTGATCTGGTCAAGGCCATTGCGGCCCAGGATCTGGGAGCCCTTGGCCGCATCCAGAACGAGGTGCTGGACAAGGGACTGGATCTTATTTTTTTCTTGCGTGAACTGGTTCTTTGCTGGCGCAATCTTTTCCTGTTCAAGCAAATGGGGGACAAGGCCCGGGAACTCATTGATCTTCCCCAGGAGGAAGTGGAGGCCTGGCAGGCCTGTGTTCCCCTGTTTACTCCGGCTCATGTACATGCCTGCTGGCAGATGACCCTTGAAGGGCAGCGCAGGGTACAAGCCAGCCTTGAACCGGGCCTGGATCTGGAAATGCTCCTGGTCAACCTGAGCTATCTTCCCAGCCTGCTGCCCCTGGGCAAGGTCACACCCGCAACACCCCCGTCTTCTCCCCAGACCACGGGGGGAACTCCTGCCGAAGGTCAGGCAGTTTCCTCTGCATCCACTGGTTTTGCGGCCAGGACCTCGGAGCACGAGGAGTCAGGAGTCACGGGGAAACCTTTGCATGCGCCGACAAGGGCTGAAGAACGGCATGAAGGCGGGCCGCAGCCCTCTGCTCCCCAGGCAGCAGTACACGAGACCCCGGCACCCATGACAACGGGTTTGGATTCCGGGGGCGTGTCCTCTTCGTCCCGGCCCCTCGACTGGTCCGGATTCGTGAGATTCTGTCAGTCCCACAAGGGGACAGAAGGGCATGGCTTCATGTTTCTCTTGCAGGTTCAGGGCGTTATTGAGGATGACCTCATCAGAATTCTCTGTTCCAAGGATTTCGTGTACCAGCAGTGTTCCCGCCAGGAAGTCGTCTCCAGACTCAAAATCCTTGCCACGGAATGGGCGGGCAAGCCCATGGATATCCGGGTCGAGCCTCCCCGGGAACAAACCCGCATGTCGCCGGGGGAGGTTCGCAAGAAGGCTTTGGCCGATCCCCTGGTCAAGGAAGTCATGGACACCTTTGGGGCCCAGGTGGTCGATATCAGGAAGCGCTGAGGGCTTGAGGCGGTGTACCCACTCCCCGGAAGCGTCGAGAAAACCGGGTGATCCGATGTCACCCCAACCATCCATCCAAGGAGGAAACCCGTCATGGGACTCAACGATATATTGCGCCAGGCGCAGATAATGCAGAAGAAAATGACCCAGATGCAGGAGGATCTCAAAACCAGGACCGTGGAGGCCTCCTCCGGTGGCGGCATGGTTACGGTCACAGCCTCTGGTGCCCGGGAAATCCTGTCTCTTTCCATCGACCCGGCCGTGGTGGATCCCCAGGATGTGGACATGCTTCAGGATCTGATCCTTGCTGCCGTGAACGAGGCCCTGAAAAAGGCCACGCAAATGGCCGAGGAGGAAATGGGTCAGCTTACCGGCGGCATGAAGATTCCCGGCATGTTCTAGCTGTTCTGAGCATCTGCCAAAAGGCGCATGATTGTGAACCCTTTTTCATGGCCCGTCCCTTGTAGGGCGGGCATGTCATTTTCTGCGAGGATGGATTGTATTGGTGAATCTTCCCCAACCCTTACAAGATGTTGTTGAACGACTTTCCTCCCTTCCGGGAGTTGGTCCCAAGAGTGCCCTGCGCATGGCCATGACCCTGCTCAAGTGGCCCGAACCCCAGGCCCGGGGACTCGGTCAGAGTATTCTTTCTCTGCGCGAGAATCTGTCCATCTGTTCCGTGTGCGGCAGTCTGTCCGATAGTGATCCCTGTTCCATTTGTGCCGATCCCAGGCGCGAGACCGGCCAGCTCTGCGTGGTGGGGGAGTGGGATTCCCTGCTGGTCATGGAAGAGGCCGGAGGCTATGGGGGACGCTATTTCATTCTGGGGGGACTGCTGTCTCCCCTTGACGGGATCAATCCCGGGGACCTGGAACTCGAAGGTCTGAGAACTCTCTTGGCCCAGGGAAACATTGGTGAAGTGATTCTGGCCCTGGGAACCACCGGAGACGCCGAGGCCACGGGATCATATCTCAAGAATATGCTTCAAAAGGAATTTCCCGATATCGGCATCACCCGGCTGGCCCAGGGCATTCCTCTGGGAGCCGAGGTCAAGTACATGGATCGGAATACCCTGCGCCAGTCACTTGCGTACCGGCAGAAAATCTGAAGGACAGAGTCGAAATGACCCAGGACAGTACATCGACCCGAACCCTCAAGGGCGAGGTGGCGACCATTGTTTTCGCAAACAGCGAAAACGGGTTTGTCATCGCACGCCTGCGGGCTCGTGGCGAGCCCGGGCAGGTCACGGTGGTGGGGACTCTGGGCGAAGTGGTCCCCGGGGAAATGCTTGAACTCACCGGGACCTGGAAGGAACATCCCAAGTTCGGGCGGCAGTTTCAGGCCGAAACCTGTGTGCAGGTCCTTCCGGCCACCATCAACGGGATCAGGAGGTATTTGAGTTCCGGGTGTATCAAGGGTATCGGGCCGACCATGGCCGGCAAACTGGTGGAGCACTTCGGGGCCCGTGTTCTGGACATCCTGGACGAGGATCCCCAACAGCTGCTCAAAGTCCCCGGCCTGGGCAAAAAGACTCTGGTCAAGATCAGGGAATCCTGGGAAAAACAGCGGGAAATCCGTTCCCTCATGCTTTTTCTGCAGGAGTACGGGATCGCCCCCACCTTTGCCGGAAAGATTTTCAAACGCTATGGCATTCAGGCTGTGGAGCGTCTCAAACAGGATCCCTATCAGCTGGTGTACGAGATCCGGGGGATCGGATTTGCAACGGCCGATGCCATGGCCCTGAAGCTGGGGTTTGCCCAGGATTCTCCCCAACGTGTCCAGGCCGGAATCATGTATGTTCTCTATCAGCAGGGAGAACGGGGCCATCTGTTCTATCCGGCTGATGCGTTGCTGGAAAAGGCGGCCCATGCCCTGGGTGACATTGACGCCCCTCTGCTCCAGGAGGGGCTGGTCAGGCTGCAGGAAGCCAAACGCATTGTGGTTGAGGATCTTCCCCAACAGGATGTCCATCAGGCCGTGTACCCGCATTTTTTCTACCGCATGGAACGGGAGATCGTTTCCCGGCTCCAGGCCATTGCCTCTCACCGGGTTCATGTGGACGAGGACAAGCTGGCCGGGGTCATCAGGGAACAGGAAGCCCGTTCCCGGGTCACTTTATCCCCTGAGCAGCGCGAGGCCGTGCTCGGGGCCTGCGAGAACAATATCTACATCATCACCGGCGGTCCGGGAACAGGCAAGACCACCATCACGCGCATGGTGGCCCGGGCCTTGAGCTCCCTGGGCCTTGAAGTAAAACTTGCCGCGCCCACGGGCCGGGCTGCCAAGCGCCTTGCCGAGGCCACGGGCAGATCCGCTTCGACCATCCATCGCCTTCTCAAGTATGATCCCGTTGGCAGTGACGGCTTCGTGTTCAACGAAGACAAAAAGCTCAAGGTGGACGCCCTGATTGTGGACGAAGTGTCTATGCTGGATTGCGTCCTTTGTCTGCATCTTTTGCGCGCACTGCCCCTGACCTGCCGCATCGTGCTGGTGGGAGATGTGAACCAGCTCCCTTCGGTGGGGCCGGGCAATCTGCTGCGGGACTGTCTGGAGAGTGGGGTTTTGCCCCACAAGCGGCTGACTACCATTTTTCGCCAGGCCAGGGAGAGCATGATTGTGGTCAACGCCCACCGCATCAACGAGGGCGAGTTTCCCCTGGGTGCCACCCGACCGGTCCCCCAGGCGGATTTTTTCTGGGTGGAAAACGATGATCCCCTGCGCATTCAACAGCTCATTGTAAAGACGGCCTGCGAGCGGATTCCTGAGGTGTACGGCCTTGATCCCATGCGCGATGTCCAGGTGCTCACCCCCATGCACAAGGGCGATGTGGGCACCCAGACCCTCAACAGCCTGCTCCAGGAGCGCCTCAATCCCCACGGGCCGGAGATTGCCAGGGGACAGCGCAAGTATCGGGTGGGGGATCGTGTTTTGCAGATGCGCAACAACTATGACAAGGACGTGTTCAACGGCGATCTCGGGTGGATCGTTTCCCTGGATCCCAAGGCCGAGACCCTGCAGATCGACTTTGAGGGCAGGGAGGTGGAGTACGGGTTCGATGAGCTGGACGAGCTTTCCCTGGCCTATGCCGTGAGCGTGCACAAGTCCCAGGGCAGTGAGTACCCGGCCGTGATCATGCCCGTGGTCACCCAGCATTACATGCTTTTGCAGCGAAATCTCATCTACACGGGCCTTACCCGGGCCCGCAAACTGGCCGTGATGCTCGGCTCCCACCGGGCCCTGTCCATTGGCCTTTCCAACAAGGACAGCTCCAAGCGTTTCACCCATCTTGTCTATCGGCTGCAGGAAGAGTTCTGAGGGCTGTCTGCCTTTGGCGTGCTCCCCTTGTTCTTCTTGTGGTCGTGACGATTTTGCCTGAACAACAGGCCTTCCTGCGTGCATTCCCTTGCCTTTCAGGTTTACCTCCTGCAACGTCTTGTCTGCACAACCCATGGTTTTGTGTTGCTCAGTACCCCTTGAGAATTCTGTTGTGTTATTTTTTAAGAAAGCGTATGCAGAAAATGGTTGCCCAGTTGATTGTGCATGTGAACGCATTGATTGTCATGGAGTGAGAGCATGGTTCGGATAGCCCTGTCTTTGGTTTTTGGCTGGTTGATTCTCTGTTTTCCCGCCCCTGGATTCGCCCATTTCGGCATGATCATTCCTTCGGCTTCCATGGTGGACAGGCAATCCCGAAACCTCGGCCTGACCATGAGTTTTTCCCACCCCTTTGCCCAGGAAGGCATGGAACTGGTCAAACCCCTGCATGCGGGCGTTTTTCTGGAGGGAACCATGACGGATTTGGCAAAGGACCTTCGGAAAACCACGGTATTTGGTCATACGGCATGGTCTGTCAACTACAGGGTCAAGCGTCCCGGAGTGTATACCTTTGTGATGGAACCCCACCCCTATTGGGAGCCGGCAGAGGATTGTTTTATCATCCATTACACCAAGACCATTGTGGGCGCCTTTGGCGAGGAAGAAGGGTGGGAACGACCCGCAGGTTTGAAAACCGAAATCGTGCCCCTGACGCGTCCCTTTGGGCTGTATGCCGGCAATGTCTTTCAGGGCCAGATATTGCTGGACGGCAAGCCGGCTCCCCATACACCCGTGGAAATCGAATATTACAATCCCCATGGCCCCATGCAGGCGCCCCATCCCTATCTGGCGACTCAGGTTGTGCGGGCGGATGCGAACGGTGTGTTCACTGTTGGCATCCCAGCGGCAGGCTGGTGGGGTTTTGCCGGTCTGAACACGGCTGACTATCAGATTCGTCAGAAGGGAACCCCCAAGGATGTGGAACTGGGCGCTGTTCTGTGGGTTGAAGTAGTACCCTGGCCGGAACCGTAGGCTGAAACGTTCGGGTTTGTGGCGGTCGCCTTTTTCCCGGTTATGATTTGCGAGCGGTCTGCAACGGCCGGCTGCAGCGTTACTCATGGACAAGGAAGACAGAAGATGCATATTTCCGAGGGCGTGCTTTCGGCTCCCGTGCTTCTCGCAGGGGGCTGTCTGACGCTGGCGGGGCTGACCATCGCCCTGAAAAAAATGGATTACGATTCCCTTCCCCTGGTTGCGGTCATGGCGGCTGCCTTTTTTGTGGCTTCGCTGATTCATGTCCCCCTGGGGCCTTCCAACGTGCATCTCATCCTCAACGGTGCCCTGGGACTGGTTCTTGGCTGGGGGGCTGTTTTGGCCATTTTCATTGCCCTGCTGCTCCAGGCCGTGCTGTTTCAGTTCGGGGGACTGGTGGTTCTGGGGGTCAATACCGTCATCATGGCCGTGCCCGCCCTTATGGTGTGGATGCTTTGTGGCCGGGGCATCCACTCCACGGGACGAGTAGCCGTTATCTGCGCCTTTCTGGCCGGGGCCTTGTCCATCGGGTTGACCGCCTTGCTCGCGGCTGGGGCCCTGTGGCTTTCCGGGAGCGATCTTCTGGCAACGGCTGGCCTGCTTGTTGCGGCCCATGTGCCCATCATGCTTCTTGAAGGCGGGATGACCGCCGCGCTGGTGGGTTTTTTGAAAAAGATCAAACCGGAGATGCTGGCATGAAACAGGGCTGGCTGGTGATGGCCGTGGTCTGCGTGCTGGTGTTCGGCTTGGGTTCTTCCCTGGCCCATGCCCACCGGGTGGGCGTTTTCTGTTGGGTTGAAGGCAACAGGCTGCATACCCAAAGCAAATTTCAGCCGGGCGGTCCCGTGAATGGGGGGCGCTTGCAGATGGTTGTGCCTGCCACCGGCGAGGTGCTGGCCACGGGGACCACTGATCCTGAGGGGCAATACACCTTCCGTATCCCGGACAGAGCCCGCCAGCAGCACCTCGACCTGCGAGTCCTGCTTATGGCCGGAACCGGGCATAAGGGGCAGTGGGACGTTCCTGCAACCGAGTATGTGGACGGGCTGGAATCCGTGGAACCCGACACCCGGGACGGGTCGGCAGGAATGTTGGCCGGAACGAACAATAAAATGTCCGGCATTTCCCCGGAAATAGTGCAGGACATCCTGGATCGGGAGTTGGATCGCAAGCTCGCGCCCATCAAACGCCGTCTGGCCCAGATGCAGGCGGATCGTTTTTCCGTGAGGGATGTTGTGGGCGGCCTTGGCTATCTTTTCGGGTTGATGGGGCTTGCGCTGTATTGCAGGAGTATCAGAGGGGGCAAGGACCGCCAATCTTCCTCCTCTTCCCATTCCGCTTCCGGGAAAACAGACCCTTCATGAGGGACTTTTTCCCAGGCCTTTGATCTTGCCGGCTTGTGAACTTCAGGGTTGGCTGGAGAATAACG
This genomic window contains:
- a CDS encoding secondary thiamine-phosphate synthase enzyme YjbQ, which encodes MDTICVRTRQRETLQDITPLVEEYLATHACTRGVLTLYSPHTTCAVTINEGCDPDVARDMMQTLGRLVPRQGDYRHAEGNSDAHVKTSLVGSSQQLLVEGGTLCLGTWQRVFLAEFDGPRARTLWVMWMGA
- a CDS encoding branched-chain amino acid transaminase; the protein is MVDAGKIWFDGKLVPQAEANVNVLCHTLHYGTAVFEGIRCYACPQDSAVFRLQDHVRRLFESAKILQFDIAFSQEDICQAILETLKINNLAEGYIRPLVFLGAGGMGVNPGDNPVHVIIASWAWGAYLGQEALEKGIRVRTSSFTRQHVNAMMTKSKAAGNYVNSVLAKKEALQDGYDEAMLLDAQGYVSEATGENIFIVRDGIIRTPPLGSILAGLTRNSLIRIARDLGYEVLEQRFSRDEVYTADEAFFCGTAAEVTPICQVDRRQIGAGHAGPVTKALQKAFFAIVKGENPDYDRWLTHYSL
- the dnaX gene encoding DNA polymerase III subunit gamma/tau, with protein sequence MSKEALTATYRPQTFKQVAGQEAIKTILSRAAAEDRIAPAYLFSGTRGVGKTTIARIFAKAINCQDAPAPEPCNACRFCDQITKGASVDVMEIDGASNTGVDNVRRLQENVAYAPLDCRYKVIIIDEAHMLSKAAFNALLKTLEEPPGHVVFIMATTEPEKFPQTIISRCQHYVFKRLPQQELVDHLSFILEQEGVSFELPAVHLLARRGAGSVRDSMSLLAQVLALGKDGLRVREVREVLGLADQELYIDLVKAIAAQDLGALGRIQNEVLDKGLDLIFFLRELVLCWRNLFLFKQMGDKARELIDLPQEEVEAWQACVPLFTPAHVHACWQMTLEGQRRVQASLEPGLDLEMLLVNLSYLPSLLPLGKVTPATPPSSPQTTGGTPAEGQAVSSASTGFAARTSEHEESGVTGKPLHAPTRAEERHEGGPQPSAPQAAVHETPAPMTTGLDSGGVSSSSRPLDWSGFVRFCQSHKGTEGHGFMFLLQVQGVIEDDLIRILCSKDFVYQQCSRQEVVSRLKILATEWAGKPMDIRVEPPREQTRMSPGEVRKKALADPLVKEVMDTFGAQVVDIRKR
- a CDS encoding YbaB/EbfC family nucleoid-associated protein translates to MGLNDILRQAQIMQKKMTQMQEDLKTRTVEASSGGGMVTVTASGAREILSLSIDPAVVDPQDVDMLQDLILAAVNEALKKATQMAEEEMGQLTGGMKIPGMF
- the recR gene encoding recombination mediator RecR, which codes for MVNLPQPLQDVVERLSSLPGVGPKSALRMAMTLLKWPEPQARGLGQSILSLRENLSICSVCGSLSDSDPCSICADPRRETGQLCVVGEWDSLLVMEEAGGYGGRYFILGGLLSPLDGINPGDLELEGLRTLLAQGNIGEVILALGTTGDAEATGSYLKNMLQKEFPDIGITRLAQGIPLGAEVKYMDRNTLRQSLAYRQKI
- the recD2 gene encoding SF1B family DNA helicase RecD2 is translated as MTQDSTSTRTLKGEVATIVFANSENGFVIARLRARGEPGQVTVVGTLGEVVPGEMLELTGTWKEHPKFGRQFQAETCVQVLPATINGIRRYLSSGCIKGIGPTMAGKLVEHFGARVLDILDEDPQQLLKVPGLGKKTLVKIRESWEKQREIRSLMLFLQEYGIAPTFAGKIFKRYGIQAVERLKQDPYQLVYEIRGIGFATADAMALKLGFAQDSPQRVQAGIMYVLYQQGERGHLFYPADALLEKAAHALGDIDAPLLQEGLVRLQEAKRIVVEDLPQQDVHQAVYPHFFYRMEREIVSRLQAIASHRVHVDEDKLAGVIREQEARSRVTLSPEQREAVLGACENNIYIITGGPGTGKTTITRMVARALSSLGLEVKLAAPTGRAAKRLAEATGRSASTIHRLLKYDPVGSDGFVFNEDKKLKVDALIVDEVSMLDCVLCLHLLRALPLTCRIVLVGDVNQLPSVGPGNLLRDCLESGVLPHKRLTTIFRQARESMIVVNAHRINEGEFPLGATRPVPQADFFWVENDDPLRIQQLIVKTACERIPEVYGLDPMRDVQVLTPMHKGDVGTQTLNSLLQERLNPHGPEIARGQRKYRVGDRVLQMRNNYDKDVFNGDLGWIVSLDPKAETLQIDFEGREVEYGFDELDELSLAYAVSVHKSQGSEYPAVIMPVVTQHYMLLQRNLIYTGLTRARKLAVMLGSHRALSIGLSNKDSSKRFTHLVYRLQEEF
- a CDS encoding DUF4198 domain-containing protein, whose product is MVRIALSLVFGWLILCFPAPGFAHFGMIIPSASMVDRQSRNLGLTMSFSHPFAQEGMELVKPLHAGVFLEGTMTDLAKDLRKTTVFGHTAWSVNYRVKRPGVYTFVMEPHPYWEPAEDCFIIHYTKTIVGAFGEEEGWERPAGLKTEIVPLTRPFGLYAGNVFQGQILLDGKPAPHTPVEIEYYNPHGPMQAPHPYLATQVVRADANGVFTVGIPAAGWWGFAGLNTADYQIRQKGTPKDVELGAVLWVEVVPWPEP
- the cbiM gene encoding cobalt transporter CbiM yields the protein MHISEGVLSAPVLLAGGCLTLAGLTIALKKMDYDSLPLVAVMAAAFFVASLIHVPLGPSNVHLILNGALGLVLGWGAVLAIFIALLLQAVLFQFGGLVVLGVNTVIMAVPALMVWMLCGRGIHSTGRVAVICAFLAGALSIGLTALLAAGALWLSGSDLLATAGLLVAAHVPIMLLEGGMTAALVGFLKKIKPEMLA